The genomic region TGTTTCAAGATTTTATAAGTCAGTTGATCTGTGAGTATTCTTTTATTCATTTCCATATATTTTTGAGTGTCCATTATAACTATATTGCCCCCTTTGTCCGAGGGTTTTATAGTTATAGTCTGATTCTCTTTTAATGTCTTAACCGCTATATACTCTGAAGCTGTTAGATTCGAGTTTGGTTTGTGACTTATTTCATTGAACTTTATTTTCTCAATCTCCTCGCATACTAATTCAACGAAGGTCTCAACGTACTTTGAGTCTCCCAGTTTAGGGCAGTAGTGGCTTTTATTCCTCAGGTTAGTCAGGGGGTATTTTGGTCCTGCTGAATCGTCATTCTCTTCTAACAATTCTGCTAGGATCATGGTCATGCGATAGTCTCTGAGTTCTAGACCTAAATTTTTggcttttttctcttcattaagGAGATAGTTTTTGTGTAGAATGAGCTTTCTCGCAAAAAGGTGAATATCCTTAACCCAGGTGAATTTGTCAAAGCGTGGTGTGGGGATAAAAGACAGGCCTTTTGTCAACAGATCTAATTCTGACTGTGTGGGAATATAGTCAGATAGGTTGACAATTTGTCTGTTTTTCAGTACCGGTTCTTTCTGTTGTATTGTTTTTTGGGTCTTGGTCTCAGGAAGGGGCGGTTGTCCCCCTGTGTATGGTCTAAAAAAGTGACCCCTCTCTTTAGAATCCCTCTATTGTTCTCGCTTGAGGTGGAGGGAGTCGCTGTTACATCAGTATCTGATCCACTAGACTCATATTCAGAGGTAGAAGCCTGATCGCTGTCAACCCTTCTCTTTCTATTAAACTTTTTATAGATGTTACCGGTTTTGAAATCTTTGTGATCCCGTAAAAATTTTTGGTGTTTCCTTTGTTTTATAATGCTTTGATATTTTTCTAGGTTGGTTTGTAGTTTGTTTTCATTAGTGCTGAATATTGGATCAGCTTTATGCTGTTGAATTTTTTCAACTTCACTCTCAATCTTTTTTTCTATCTCTATTAGTTTTTTGTTCTCAAATTTACATAAGATCTGCATAAAGCGTATGGAACATTGGCCAGCGGCTTCCTCCCATTCTTTGATGAACTCTTCTTCATCAATGTGGGAGCTGGGGGTGGTAGGTATTCTTAGACCCCTTGGTATCAAATTCTTTTTTAAGTAATTTTCTAAGGAGGATATCTCCCAGCTAGATCTGATTTGTTGCCTGTATAATTGTGTGAGGGAATTAAAACCAGATGTCATAGAATAGTTTAAATTGTCTGGCTGTAGGTCAGATTCGGAAAAAATTAAATCAGCGTCTTGACACCATTTTGTGGCATTAGGTTTGTTTGCTAAAAAGCCCGCCATAAATCAATGATTTGTGTATCGAGAAGTCTCTGTTCTGACCACTAAAGATGGGTCTTGAACCCTTTAATagtaaaatatagaaacaaaaggAAATTCCCCTTAGTCTTGGATCAACAAAGTTAAACCCAAGGTTAGGGGAATGGGTCAGAATAGGTGGTATCAGCTCCACCGAATGTGGGCATGAACCCTTGGTTtaacaattgttttgttttttagtgtCAACAGAGTGTTCAGCATCTTCAGAGCCAGGATGGGGGAGTAGACCAATCAGTTCTTTTTCAGGTGAGTATTTAATGTAACCTGATCAGTTTTTCTTACCAGAGTCTATGACTTTCAGCAGCATGGTAGTGACATTTTAAAACTGTGTATCATGAACATTGGAATTTAGTCACAAAGTTTGTTCTGTTGATTTCAGCATGGACTTGGGTTTTTATCTTACTGACTGTAATATGTGGTCAGGTGTTTTATATGACAGGTGacagcaacaacattaaaaccactgacaattGAACAGAATAAcattattgttacaatggcacctcttAAGGTCTGGATTAAACAGACAAGAAGTTAACAGTCAGTTCTCTAATTTAATGTGGCGGAAGCAGGAAAATAGgcaatctgagtgactttgacaagagccaaaaAGTGATGGCTAGTGAAGTGTGGGGTGTTCCaagtatgcagtggttaatacCTTTGATAGATGCAACCAAAATGGTGCAAGAAAGGATAACGAGTGAACCGGCATCAGAGTCATAGGCGCCGCAGGCTCACTGGTGTATGTGGGGAGAGAACGCTAGCACgcttggtccgatcacacagaagaactactgttgttcaaattgctgaaaaacttaatgctggtcatgaaagaaaggtgtcagaacacacagtgcttcACAGCACCAGACCAGTCAGAGCTCCTAGTGATGAATCATGTTTGTTTTCTAGATCAGATGGATGGCCGAGTGCATGTGCGTCGTTTACCATGGGGAGTGTTCCCTGTTGTTAGtaacctctttcagcaggataatgcaatctgccacactgcaaaaaatgtttaggaatggtttgaggaacatgataaaTAGCTTAATGCAAATCTGATTCACTGAAAGATGgttgttttgggggggggaataagTAGTCCGTATTTCCTCATCTAAAAATTTctcattttcattattttttacatttaagtaGAGGTTTTTGCTTATTTGTTTCACCAGAGATTTCAAGCTGCTGGAGTAGAAGTAAATGTGGAGAACCTTAGAAACATTACTAATGCGGTTACCTCTCTCTTTAGGTAAGCACATCCCTCATACAAATGGTTACATTTGCAATCGTTTTCACAGAGATTTTCAAATCTGGAAAAGCAAAGCGCTAACATTGCTTCCATTGAAATGTTCTGATGTACTTCCAACACTGTCCACCAATATTGTAAATGTTACATTTAACACTATTCTAAATGGGTTATGTCAATCTGAAACCTTTATACCACTATAAAACCTGCGAGAGGTAACATATATCCTAATATGACAAGCAGACTATGAACTCAATATCCCACTTCAGCTTTTTTACTGTATAGTCTCAGAGCTGGATAAAAATGTGAACAAGCATACTGAAGTTATGTGGTTATCTCAATGGGTAAACTAATAGTTTAATTTGGGGGGGAATAAACATTTTGTTGTGCAATGCTGGTCAGTTATAAATGTCTTTGAATTCCTGAGCCAAGTAAGGGTAAGCTTTTTGTTGAGTGCATATTAAAAGgatacactaagcaccaaaaccattttagcttaatgaagcagttttggtttatagatcatgcttTCGCCGTATCACTGCTTAATCatctgtcatttaggaattaaagggacaatgtaggcacccagaccacttcagctaattgaagtagtccaggtgctgtgacccttttgcacctagtactgaaatgtaaagcattgcagtcccagagaactgtaatgtttacattgcagctctaagtctgccctctgtagctgaccaccagacagccactagagggcttccggaatccaaacagacttttggtccgttatctggcgCTTGacgtcctcatggacctccagcaTCTGGGgaagcgctggattcaggtaagtagctgaaggggttttaaccccttcagcgacatgggatgggggaggaaggggagcactccaggattctctagtgccaggggaaacgggtttgttttcctggcactggagaatccctttaaatcacttatgtgtctgcttatgcagccctagccacacctcctctgcatTACACATCCTGCATTAAAAAATGGTCTactttagaagtgtttatctcctgctctgttaattgaactttagccACAAACGggaggctcctgcaggttctagcaagctattaacagaacaggagattagAAGTTagcaattaaacagaatgtgcaatataagaagtttaaacattagatctctctttacaggacatgtgtagggagactgtgtaggtcacatggaggttaggtgtgactagggctgtataaactcctaaatggcaaggaAGGAGACCATAGGGGCATGACATATACACCATGTTTATCTCTCTTTTGAAgtacaattttttaaataattcactTAAAACTTAATTGAACCTCCGTTCTGTTTTTCATCCTCCAATCATGTTTCAGTAGTGTGTATTTAATGAAATGACCCACACCATCAaactgtcttgaaaaaagtccggcAAGGACTGAAACGCCGACACTTCTTTGTATTACTTGATGCTTGAATAAACAGCAcgattagaaatattattgagtcctgtaagtgcacttcaacaagatatatagtgtgtgtgtgtgtgcatatgcatatatataattattaaaagtaaattaaaaaagtaaataaatataaaaataataaaagaattataTTGTAATTTTATAACTAATTTTATTCTTACTGgattttgatatgaatatatatttatatcaaaatacacttagaatgaaattatatatatctatgtataaataaacaaataatccgatatatatatatatatatatatatatatatatatatatatatatatatctatatacataattacataatttcataaatatacatgtagacttcaaatatatatataatttaaattctatgtgcatatttatgtaatatttttacataattaagtaattttattgattgccatttgagggacctgccttacaacccaggctgaaagttcagagaattgaatttgctagcactgctagcactgtatttaaccctgtaactttccatgacaccctaaaacctgtacatggggtgtactgttttgctcgagagacttcgctgaacacaaatattagtgtttcaaaaccgtaaaacatatcacagcaatgatattgtaagtgaaagtgaagttttttgcatttttaacacactaactgatgatattgttgtgatacgttttactgttttgaaacactaatatttgtgttgagcaaagtttcctgagtataacagtaccccccatgtacaggtttcattgtgtttttgaaagttacaaggttaaatataAGGCAtgattttccttttgttttgtttttcaacttgccagattggttatgttgcctttaagaacgcatggtagcccaggaatgagaattgatccaatgatggcataccatttgcaaaagaagaccacccaatgtattgcaaatgggttatgttcagtcttttttagtagccacttagtctcaaacactggccaaagttagcatttatatttgtttgtgtgttaaaaatgcaaaaaactattatgaacgctaactttggccagtgtttgtgactaagtggctactaaaaaagactggacataccccatattgaataccctgggttgtctacttaaattttttttttttacatgtgaggtgtgattcagagatttatgacagataagtgTTACAGTGTCacaattgatacatttttaaaatatatattttttgaaaccgcaatgtcctacttgtacttatagccctataacttgcatttATGAAGTaaaggtatttctaaactcaggacaacattttaaaactatttagcacagttgTAGATgtttaacagattttggggggtcaaagttagaaaaggtgcgtttttgaaaaaaatttcatcaaattttttttcttctagcaaattatatgatatgataaaaataatggtatctttaaaaaGACCGTTTAATGGCGAGAAACTGTATATAatctgtgtgggtacagtaaatgagtaagaggaaatatacagctaaacacaaattgcagaaatttaaaaacagccctggtccttaaccgtaagaaaattgaaaaacggtctggtcactaaggggttaaaaagggattctaggggcgtggcctggatgCGAAGCTAAGCGGACGCAAGTCAAAGCTGCTCCCGCTCCAATTTCTGTACCGACCGAGAAAAAAGCCACAAATCGACTCCAACACCCGGCAAATGGGTCACCAACGGAATGCCACTGGCAAGGGCTACACGTTGATGCCAAACACCGGGCACCGACAACAGAAATCCCGGCAAAACAACCCGAGGCCTAAGAGCACGACCGGCATGGTGAAGGCGGCCGCTCCTCCATTGCTGGCGACGGCTCACAGACAACGCCtaggcccacgttcccccccctatggaccggcgggggttatcccggtcccggcTACCCACTACCTGCTGTCCAGCGACGATGAGGTAACCCGCAAACGACGAACACTCCGTGTGGCTGCAGGCAAGATGGCGGACTCCACAGGGTCTCCCAATACAAGGGACCTACTGGAGCCGCTGGAGGTCCGCCTGGATAAGCTATTCTCGGCCTTTTGGCAGAAGCTTGAAAGCAAAACGCGACACATGAACCTGCCACCTGACCCAATACACCCTCCCTGTCATGCACCAAGCTTCACCGGTCGCGAGACTCAGGAGACACCAACCGACAAGAAGCGGAAGAGACGAGAGAAACCCAAAGCACACTTAAGTCCGCTCCACTCAGGGAACGGAGTTCCTACCAAGCTCAAAGAAGCACCCCCTGGCCCAAGGCTCTATCTACAAAGCTGGGGACGCGGCTCTGGGGCCCGTCCACAATGCCTTCCCGGGCTGAAGGCCACATGGAGTCAGACTCCACGGCACCAACCACATCGTCGGAGGCTCacacgccgctggcggcggcagaacatcAGAGCCCCACATGGCGCCCGAAATAGGGAAGACCCGGCCTCCTTGAGCAACCGAGTCTGTGGATCACAGGTGACGGCCTTCACGGGAGCCTGGGGCTGGCAGACGACGACCGCAGGCCTGCACCAAGTCCCATCACTATGGAACCTACAAATTACCGGGGCCATCTCCCCCACCTCTCGGACACGCACGGCGGTTCTGCCCAACAACGGTATAGGCTGATGCAGCCTCACTAACGGACAGCTACACCACCACCGCACCTGACTAGGAACTGTCCGGTTGTTGACGAAGTTACCACTCTCTCTTACCTTAACCTGTTGAATGtaatattttgtgaagctactatAGTTGAGCACAGTTAGTCGTATATGTCCATGTTGTGTGTCTTTTCAGCTCAATACTTTAAACAAAGAAAATGCATAGTTCGCCAAATGATAGAATTTACCTGCCTCAGGCTGCATAACACTTATCGTGTAGATACTAGATGATGATCATACAGCTATGTTTTTACGTTCCAATCCGCAGAATGCATATTAATTTTCTGGCAAACGCTAAGCACAGTTAAAAATGCTATTGTATCGCACACATGTTGAGAGCAAAGGTTATTTGAAGCTGTAGAAGTTTAACCTACTTCAGTAACCCCAGCGATGGCCCAGTTGGCATGACCCTACCTAAAGCATGCTTAACCTGAAGCAGCCCTGCATAGGAAACATTGTAATGCTATACTCGCTCCTTTTACCTACTCTTGCATGCTGGGTTCTATATGCGATGACTACTAACCTGTTCCCTCCCTAACTATGACTCCTCGCTGCATTAAATACAAATTGGCTCCTATAGCACTGTAGGACATGTAGGACCCTAGGAACACATAGGGGTAGCCGAACTAGCACTGTTTAGCAACAATTATTCTTGTTCTTATAATCATTACATTAACCAAGCTCGTGTTATTATGTTTGCATGACGCCTACAGGGATGTATTGTATACCATCTTGCCGTCAATTACTCATGTTACCCCACAGTACACCCTCTtcatattctgtaccccataacgcagatgccataataaaagaaagatttacaaaaaaaagggaTTCTAAGAGAAATCTGATTGCAAGTGAAGAaggatattttttcctttttttagcatacttggaaatggctacaattgttttttggtttttttttttgccctcttttgaatcaacagcatgaAAGAATGGGCTTCAGGTTTGATAGACTTTAATCTTTTTCACCTATGTACCTGTGTACAagtgtggttattttttttttacttttatgtgttcTAAACTAGtgatatttataaatgtatttctcACCACTTTAGCACAGCAGCAAAGCAGAAACTGTCCTGTGAAGAACTGTTAAGCGCCATATTGAGAAGTAGCAAGCTACCAAAGTCCATCCTACAAGTAATACGGCATGTGTGGAACCAGGAGGGCAAATATTTGGCCGAATTGGAAGGAGTGAAGGATCTAATGCCAGTTGGACAGGTAATTGTATTTAGTATTAATCTGGGATTTATTAAGTCAATTATAAATCATGATTTTAATTACCCGTAGAACGACCTAATTTAATTCATGATTTGAAAATATAAAGTCATTCTTACTGGTTGTTATAATCTTTAATATTTTCATCCAGATGAAGAATTcatatttagaatattttttcaaattagttaaagggacattgcagtcaccagaacaacgttTGCTTAATTAaggagtgttggtgtatagatcatgcctctgaagtttaaatgctcaattctctgccatttaagagtttaatcacttgtgtttctgtttatgcagctccagccacatctccccaGCAGTAActcacagagcctgcatgaaaacaaaacagtttcattttttttatctcctgctctgtaaattgaacttacaCACAGGGGGCTCCTGCAGTATCCAGCCAACTATTAACAGAgccggagataagaaattcttaaacagaatttgcaacaaAGGACGTGTAAACATTAGTtgagtctttacaggaagtgtctagAAAGTCtgagtaagtcacatgcagggaggtgtaactatggctagataaacaaagtgatttaactcctaaatggaatagAATTGAGAagggagactgcagggacatgatctatacaccaaaactgtttcattacacCAAGTTGTTtttgttactatagtgtccctttaaaccattcTATCAGAACTCATTTGGTTATATAGCATTAGAAATGCATAGATAATGTCGACATTATTGCAAGATGAACTAGCTCCAGTTTTATAGGTTAATCACTCAAATTTAAAGTAGGACTTAAATTAGTTCATTGTGTGTACATTGTATTGCAGAATAACCATGGGATTAAGGTATATTTCTGAACGGTATGTGTTTGTTTTATAACCTTTTTAGCTGTGAATAGTTGCAGGCTAGCTCTCCAGACATAAGTTAAATTAATATGGAATAGTGGTATTTATATACCAAATATTGCATGCTatataactaccgtatatactcgagtataaggcgagttttttagcacattttttgtgctaaaaaaccccaactcggcttatactcgagtcaatagtctgtattatggcaatttgcattgccataatacagacaggggctgtgggggctgtaagagagtttacttacctctcctgcagctcctgtcagcttcctcctcctccgcgccgtccgttcagcacctcggtcagctcccagtgtaagtctcgcgagagccgcggctctcgcgagacttacactgggagctgacagagggagctgcacggacggcgcggaggaggagagcgctgacaggagctgcaggagaggtaagtaaactctcttacagcccccacagccccccactgaactgccaatgccactggaccaccagggaaggagagcccccctccctgccatgtatcaagcagggaggggggacgaaaaaacaataattagtagtaataaaaaaaaagaaaaattaaataatacaaaaataatacaaaattaaattaaataaataaaataataaataataataaaaaaaatattaaaataataataaaaaaaaattgcccatcccccaccaaggctctgcaacacacacacacacacacacacccacacacacaccactcatacacacacactgcactcatacacacactgcactcatacgctcactgcactcatacgctcactgcactcatacgctcacacactgcactcatacgctcacacactgcactcatacgctcacacactgcactcatacgctcacacactgcactcatacgctcacacactgcactcatacgctcacacactgcactcatacgctcacacactgcactcatacgctcacacactgcactcatacactcacgctgcattcatatacacacgctgcactcatacacacacgctgcactcatacacacacgctgcactcatacacacacgctgcactcatacacacacgctgcactcatacacacacgctgcactcatacacacacgctgcactcatacacacacgctgcactcatacacacacgctgcactcatacacacacgctgcactcatacacacacgctgcactcatacacacacgctgcactcatacacacacgctgcactcatacactcacactgcattcatacactcacactgcattcatacacacacactgcattcattatacacacactgtaaataaatattcaattaatatatttgttttaggatcgaattttatttagaaatttaccagtagctgctgcatttctcaccctagtcttatactcgagtcaataagttttcccagttttttggggtaaaattaggggcctcggcttatattcgggtcggcttatactcgagtatatacggtaatccctATTTCATGCTAAATAACCTTTTGACTATAATGTATGTTAACTAGAAATCCTTTTTTTAGATAGATTTTTCTCCAAAAgcattttattaaaagaaaattgatttaaattaaaataaatctgaaACATGTTTATTTGTAATAGTTTTTTATTTACCCTGGAATTCATGATAATGTGATAAAATTAATGAGACCAGGATAATTTAAATCCTGATGTTctctggtccaatccaatgcttttcatagagaagcattgtggacCTATGACACCTGCAAGCAAATTGCTGCAATCCGCCTATCTAGTGCTTATTATGGAGAAATGAATTTCTTATCCATGAGAAGCATTAGCTGCATTTGGTTTTTGTCATGCTATCCGTGATGATGTCAAACATGAAGGTCTTCAAAAATCCGAGATCTTGAAGAAAAAGCACCAAACACTTGCTAGTGGTGTGTTCTTTGCTAAATGTGCACATCGCCACTTATCAGAAGCAATGTTTTATGCTGTCTGAGAAAAGGGAGTGTTTCTGCTACTCATAATGTCCCTTTAGTCAGTCATGTTGGGGACTTTGTGTAAAGG from Pelobates fuscus isolate aPelFus1 chromosome 1, aPelFus1.pri, whole genome shotgun sequence harbors:
- the COMMD6 gene encoding COMM domain-containing protein 6: MPGDYMDPEAGAVMFAGFEKTSDLIKSLPPDLFAELCQQSVQHLQSQDGGVDQSVLFQRFQAAGVEVNVENLRNITNAVTSLFSTAAKQKLSCEELLSAILRSSKLPKSILQVIRHVWNQEGKYLAELEGVKDLMPVGQVVDLQWKIGMAVSSDSCRSLNHPYVTLVLKVADYSGQITSKVLEMTIPEFQNFFKQFKEMSAVLETV